The genomic DNA GGGTTGGTTTATTTGTTTGGCTTTAATCAATACCGCCGGTATTTTGCCTATTATATATTTAGTAATGCAAAAAAATGCAAGCCGAGCGCCCATTCAAGACAATTATTAGACTAAAAATTGTTTTTATACAATAAGAACAAAAGATTTAACGTTTACCTGTTGGGTTACTTGTGAATTTGTTCTATTTTAGTAATACTATAAATACCCGTTTACACACACGGCGGTATAAATAAATACAAAATGAAAAAGATTATTTTTTTCAGTTTACTTTTTCTGGTGTCTGTTGTCGGAAAATCACAAAATGTAGCGCTCAAAGACACCTTATACATGGTGGATGGTAAAAAAATTACCTGCAAAATCTATGAGATTAATGAATACGAAATGCGCTGTAGAATTGGTGACGAGAATGGTCCTATTTACACATTCGATAAATTTAAAGTAAGAAAATATATACTATCCGGAGGCTTTTCTGAAATCATACTTCCGGATGAGCTCTCTCTAGAACAAGAACACGCATCTATAATTAATAATCGTCAGGTAATAAAAATACATCCATTCAGTTCAGCACTTAATCACATAAGTTTTGCCTATGAAAAAGTAATAAGGGTAGGTATGAATCTGGATGTGCAGGCTGGATTTATTAATTCCTCAATTGTTGACTACGGAAGCACTTCAGTGCGTTTAAATATTGACGCTTACCATGTTGGTGCATATTTTAAACCCGGTTTGAAATTTTTTATTGGCCAAGACTATGCCATTAAAGGCATGCGATACGCTCATCCATTAAAGGGAACTTACATAAAACTTGATTTAGCTTACTCTTTTTTAAATTATCAGGATGTTTCAGCAAGAGTTTACAATTATCAAAATAGTGGTGCATATACACAACCTACTTACTCTATTATCACAACGGACATAAACACTTATTCATATGGTGGATTTATAAATTTTGGTAGACAAGTAATATTAGGCAATTTGTTAACCTTAGATTGTTTTGTTGGAATTGGATATTCCATGCAATCCTTTCGTTATACCAATTCAGAATTTAGCACTGCTCTTAATTCTTCCTCTTTCAATGCATTTTATGCTTATGGCGAAGGAAGAATGAACAATTATTACGGCTGGCTCAGAGTACCAGTGGTTGGCGTTTCATTTACGGGCGGATTGCGATTAGGTTATATCATCCCTTCAAAAAAGAAAAGCACTAAAAGTATTAATCAGTAAACACTTTAATTTTGTTTTGTGGAGAAAATTAATTCGGTAGATGAATACATTCAACAATTTTCAGCAAATGTCCAAAATCAATTAAGTCTTATCCGCAACTTAATTAAAAAGTGTGCTCCGGACGCAGAAGAAAGTATTTCATACGGTATGCCGGCTTATAAGCTTTGTAAAAAACCTTTGGTCTATTATGCAGCTTATGAAAATCACATCGGCTTCTACGCTACCCCTAGTGGCCATAGTGCATTTAAAGATGAAATGGCTAAATACAAACAAGGAAAGGGATCAGTTCAATTTGCTTTAAATGAAAAACTACCAGTTAG from Sphingobacteriaceae bacterium includes the following:
- a CDS encoding DUF1801 domain-containing protein, producing MNSVDEYIQQFSANVQNQLSLIRNLIKKCAPDAEESISYGMPAYKLCKKPLVYYAAYENHIGFYATPSGHSAFKDEMAKYKQGKGSVQFALNEKLPVRLITKIIKFRVQENLKKHGKN